In Maylandia zebra isolate NMK-2024a linkage group LG9, Mzebra_GT3a, whole genome shotgun sequence, the genomic stretch ATGTTTGATTGGCCTTCATTTGAAATTTttgaatatatttaaatattacagaaatgtttgCTGTAGTGATGCCATTACCCAAGAAGCTTTTTGCTTATGCTTGATGTCATCAGTCAAAATGCTGACGAAGCTTCTGAGCCACAGTCGAACCTGTTGAGCTTTTATCACCGTTTCCTCCCAGTGTGACCGTTCTTACCTTTATTTAACAGAAAGGAGCCCCTCACAGTTGTTATCAGCCTCAGCTGTATCGGTATTTATCGTTTCCCACAAACGTAACCTGTTCACAGTAAAACTCTACCATCGGTGCCTCGTCGCTGAGATTTTGAAGATGCGCAGGCTCATCGGTCTCATGTTTATTTGTTGCAGAATGAAAGTGCAGCGAAATATGTAATGAAACTTAAAGAGTAGCACCGGCTGCGGGATGCTCTGTGACTGCATTAACATTAGCCCAGATATCACAAGGGACTTAATTACAAGGGGAACAAAGCATTACAGAGAAGCAGTCGAGCAAAGAGCGAGGCATTAAACTGTCAGATGAAGGTGAAAATGGGAAAATTAAAGGAGAACAGCACAGGTGTAACAAAAAAGAGCAGTTTCTACATTCCATACAAAAAGCGTCGAAGCAAAGACATTTCAACCACGCGACTGTTTATCGGCGTACGACGAAGATGCAGCGCGTTTGTCGTTACATGGCTCAACGCGTGTCAGAAATGTGTACAACCTCCCGAAACTCCAGATTGGGTTTCCCGAGAGTGATATGCTttaatacacacagacacacacaaacacacaacacccTTTTCCTTAAAACCCACTTGCGCTCTAGTGTTATTTGTTGCAACACTAATGTTCAGGTTTCcaggaaagaaacaaagaaaatgatgttgccaagaagaagaagtgattTCCTCTgttaatttaattcaatttcaattttttttttcttctcagtaTTTTTTCTTGAATTGTTCAAATTGTAAAAAGTAATTGAGTGGACTTAGGCATTAGGTATGGTTGTCATAGTAAATAAAGATATAGACTATCTTGAAAAACAACTTTTCAGTTTGtctttatttaaacatatttgtGAATGATGGGGACGGGGAAAAATAAACCTTTGTGGGAAATGATCTAATATTTTGCACTCTGAAAAAGTTCAGACTAGTCCCACTTGATGGATTGTGTGGATTGCGTGCTGTACCCCACCTAGAGCATTTGGGCGTCCCATGGTGAATTAGCACCATGCACTGAGGGATTAGGGCTCAGGTGGTGTTTTGAAATGAGACCGAAGCATCTCTCCAAGAGCTATCTGCTGTTTTCCCTTcatcacacaagcacacacacacactgtgcacCAGGTGTTAGTGCATGTAATCCATCTTTACACAAGCATCTGCAATCAGGTGTTCTGTCAGCTTATGTTAGCCCAATAAACCAGCCAGTGCAGGCTTACTTGGTACGAGTCTCAGTCAGCAGGCTGAAACTCCCCATTAAAGCAGACACAGTCTCCCCCACTCTCCTTGGTTGTATATATTTCTCTCGGTGTGGCAGGCCTCTCATTCCCTGCCATGCCTTATTAGACTGACTGGGAGAACAGAACGTAAGTGAGACACTGCTCAAAATGTATTATAGTACCAGGCTCTGCATTTTTTGTCTGTGGGAGGATAAAACTGAGATGGTAATTTATTCTTAAATACTTGTTTTTGCCAGGATAAAAATGTTGATTGCTAGTCTATCCAGTGAACAATAGGTCAACGGTTAGAGCTAAAGATTGGTGTGAGAGATATACTGCAGTAAATACGCACAGGGGAAAAGTCTCGATTTTAAGAAAAATTGGTTTTCCTGTATCACCTTTTCTGATGTAGTGGAGAGTCTGACATACTTTCTTAACTCTTTACCCTGTTGAAAGGTCCCCTGAAGAGTAGTTTCTGTATATTTCAGGCATGCTTATAGAACAACATGTCTGGGTTTGCATCAGAGAATAGACGGGTTAGTCTTTGCCTATGCAGCTGCTGTTGGAAAAACATGGAAACTATTCTAGTAGTCATTGAACCACATCTCTATGGTTCGATGGAGGTGGTCAAATGCCAAAGGAGAAAGAGTTGAGCCGTTCACTCGTTAATTGCTTCAGGTCAGTTCCTGTCGCTGCCCAGTAAGAAGCCACTGGCCTCCCTGTTAGGAGAGATATCCAAAATGACTTCTTGTAGTTGCGTATCAGCAGGCAAAATAGGTCACCTGTCTTGTCTGACTCCTTCAGGAGGCTACAAGGTTGTTGTTAAGTCGCTGTTTGGCCTCAGCACCAACTCATTCTCATTTAGAATCACTATATCAGTCCAAAGTATACACTACCAACTGCTGGCCATGTGGCTCTCAGGAATATTAAAGGAGACTTGAGCAGGATGAGGCCGGTCATTACTGCGACGGAGCCGCCTTAAAAACCTTGCTTTAGTGCGATGGTTTACTCAGACCACAGGTGGCACAGAGAGCAAAAGATATTTATCAGCCAGGTCAGAACGTTTTTTGGACTTTGTGCACGGTCACTGGTAATGATAAGGCAGAATGGTTGAAATCGCCAAATTacggtgacattttggctccactttaagaaaaaaacaaactgcaagCTCTCCTCTGTCCCATTTCCTTTCCATTCTAAGCCTTGTGGGACACCATGAATCCTGCTGTACATCAGTGGAATTTTCTGTTAAACCAACCAAGTATTGCTGCTGGAAATGTCTGACAGAAAGTGTAGCTTAGTGCTTTGTGTCAAGTTTGGTCTTATCAAAACTCCTGGGGAAAAATGGCTGTCTTTTACGAAAGAAAGTTGCTCCCTGTAAAGTTTTTCTTACTTTTAAGAGTGAGGCCGCTTTAGGATCTCACATTGTCAATAGTTCTGATGCCGATTGGATTGTGAGACTTTATCATTTATTAATCGTTTTCAGCTTTTCAGAATGCCGTTCTTTGAGAAGACCTTACTTTACCCCTGACTGCATCACGCTATCATTTCAgaatactttgttttttttcaaagaaATGACTATATTCCTCTAACTCTACCGGTTGTGTCACTGATTATATGTGGTTCTTGCTAAATTTGAAAGAATTGTGAATATAATGATAATATTTTTGAACTTTTGTTTATAATAAGGCCTCAGATCTGAATAAAATTTCAAACTTGTTCACAATCCATGTCATTAACATGTTTTATTGCATaccatgtttttctttcttccttattTTTTGTGGTATTATTTGGCAGAAGTCACTCATATCGCTTGCAGTGGGCAAAGCATACAAGCAcacattcaaaataaaagcgcTGGTATCAATTTTAAGGAGGATGCCCACAGCAGGACCACTTCCTGAGAtttaataaagacaaaaaataaatccaACCAGCTCAAATGTTTGTATACCCTTTAGAAAGGGTcttttttttagtcttttcaACTTAAAAGCCTCACGTGTTATACTAGAACCAACCAGCAGAGGGCCCCTGCTGAGGATTCCCCATCAATTTCACAGGATTGGAAGAAGCTCTCATTCAGTGCCAACGCGGAATCAGGTCACCCTGTCTCAATCCCAGCCTGTAGCATCCCAGCATGACATAATAACTGTCACACTACCAGTGGACGGTGCGCTACTTATTTTGACACTTCTAAAATTTCTGTGAGAGATTTGGGTCGTGGGGTAGGGGTGGTGCTGACCAAGCCTGTGGCTCTTCATAATCCCAGGTTACAATCTTAGCCAACAGCTGTTTGAACTACAACGATGACCTAAATATGATCTGATTCATTCAGGGCTAATAGGTTTTGTCCGTTCCCTGCACCACACACTCACATGGAgctttctgtttgtgtgaaaaTGGGATTTGTGAACAAGCTGTAACGGCACAGAGACATAAGCCTGTAATGACTCTAAAAACTGCATTCTGTTATTccacagaaacctttaaaaaagTTGACTGACtgacaaaagacaaacacaaaagtCTAATGTAAATGAATTTGGCTTTCATTCATGGCAAGTTAACCTCGGTTGACTCGTGACAAACTGCAAACGGCTCTGCCAGCAAAAATCCATTTTCATATAAAACATGTTAATGTTAAATATGCTAATCCTGGAGCCACTTAGAGTTTCTGAAGTGTAGAGTTCAAGTAAATGTGCAGCTCGCTCCTCTTTTGTCATGTTCAAATTATTTCCTCTGGGCAGTATCTAAGCAGATTGCCACTCTGAAGTCAATGAAGTTTATTTGAAGAAACGATTTGGCTGTGCAGTGCCCTTGTAACCCCTTAGCAACTCATCACCATGTATATTAGACACACGCTCTTGGATAGCACTTAAGCCCCAATCGCCATGAGGAGTTAGGAGCGTGAAATTGTGCTCTTGAAATTCCAGACAATGTTATATCACTGCGCTCCCCGTGGCTCTGTGGGTTTAAATCACGGTTATTTTTCACCCCattatttttcactgttttaatGTCATAGCAGGAAACTGACCTCTCTGCTCTATAATGGGTTGGCTGTTTTTATGATCAGAGTGGCCACGTGTTACACGTCATCACTTCAGGCTCTCCTTTGTATGTCAAAACTTGCATgtagtgttttgttgtttttctccccCTGAGCGGAGCCCCTAAAAATGCTATGGAGATCAAAAAGAAGACTGAGATTACTTTTCTAGCACTACATGGCTGAGGCATTTATAAATCATCAATAAGGCTAGGTTAATTGAGTCCACGGTCACTGTTAGTAGAAACTTTATTTCATTCGCAACATCCACACCTTGTGCACACGACTCATTCCCAGTCACTACGTGAAGTTAAGCTATGATCtgtgttaaccctttaaagcctggGCCATGAAATAATTACcagaaaattcttttttttaactgactgTTTAGTTTCTGattgaataaaaaatacatgtatACATTAATTTGCACATAATTGCTACATCAGGcattggttttttgtttttttgcaatttacattactttaaaaatgtgcaatttatgtacgttttttgggggggggataTCACACTGAGGGAAgcacggtggcacagtggttagcactgttgcctcacagcaagaaggtcatgagttcaattccaccatcaggccagcaggggatttctgtgtggagtttgcgtgggttctccccaggtattctggcttcctcccccagtccaaagacatgcactttgtggggataggtttaataaaaaatctaaattgcccatctGTGTGAATGTAAGTGCGAATGGtcgtctgtccctgtgtgttagactggcgacctgtccagggtgtaccccgcctctcgccctatgacagctgggataggctccagcaaccctggaaaggataagcggaagcgaataaATGGATATCGCACTGATAAACATGATATAATAAACATGATACActtggctttaaagggttaattggGTTATGAAGGGTAAATGCGCAGGAAGTAATCTAAAAATTTCTTCCCAACCTGTCAGATTCAAAAGCTATACATTTCAGTCTTCACCCTTAATtgaaaaatgtcatcaaaagcatttaaatttctctctctacatataaaatatatacgTTAAATACATTCAGGGTTTGTCACTGTAAAGCAAAAGAAGAAAGCATCTAAAATATTGTCAGGCAGACGTCACGAGATTCATTACAAATCTTGCTTTGCTTTCTCAGCCAGTAATGACGATGATCATTACTCCTCGCCGAATGACTTaaaagatatattttttaataaactgcttttaattaacacatttttttctgcgGTAGGTTTCAGTTTCAGAGTGTGTGTTACTGTCTTCTGCTTCAACACAGTGCAACGTACTACAAAAACACCGGCGTAATGAGCACCCAAGGCATAAGAAAATATAGGCCCGGCCATCCGTTAAAAagcaataaatatgaaaaataaattagcTTAAAAACATTTCAAGTATCAAATCCCCTGGGTATTCGCTGTTTGACGTCAGCGTCGTGCACTTCTAATGCTGTCGCTATAGAGACAGCCGTTTTTAAAGAGGTCGGTCAGCATCCAAACATTGCTGGTAATTCTGAGCTCACCCTGTGCACCTAACTGTGTAAAGCTGAAAACCATAAACGCCAGATCTGTCGGACACCTTGGCCcgtatgtttttttgttgtttggaggggggtggggggtttaGTGTACACGATATCCTCTGAGGTAATGATATTATTTCCTTTTCCCAGTAGCAATATGTCTCCTCGTTGCAGCCTCCAGCCTCTTTCTCTCCGCTTCCTcggcttttttcctttcttcctttaGCTCCTTGTATCGCCACTTTGGAACCTGCAGAAAGTTCCCCCCTCCATCTTTGGAGCTGCTCTTCCTCCGAACCTGTGCCGGCTCATAAGTGGACGATGGGGCCTTGGACACTCTCACCTTGGGTATGGTGAAGCCTGGCCTCACACTGCTCCTCCTCAGCACCATGTGCATGGGCAACAAGCTGGTTCTCCGTAGCTCCATCGCTTGGTTATAAGACACCAAACCCAAGCTGGAGCTCCTGTGCCGAGGCACCAGGCTCTGAGCCTGAAGGCTGGCCCGGCGATCTGCTGAGTTCTTGGTCACCAGAGTCACGCGGGAGTTCTCAAAGAGTCTGAGATGGCTGTCCACCCTGTCAGGGTTGATGGAGCGAAGCTCCTTGGCGCGCTGCTGGCGAATGATCTCTGGGACCGCATAGCGCCGTTTGCCCACACCCGGAGGACTGTCAGGACACACCTGAAACAAAACCAGCAGAGTCTGATTGGTACTGATATCAGCAGCATTGCAGCAGCAATACTGGTGACTCTGGATGTCAATCATGCCTTTGTTTTCGGTATTGCAGACAGTTAATCTCACACGAATAACCTTCTTAGCGGATAAGGCTGGTGTTAATCATTTCCTTTAATTATTATGAACTAATCCTAAGGGAAATCACAGAATTGGTTGAtataataaatgataaattagtGCCACATTTTAAGTGTTATTACCATAATATGATCATTAACGTATAAGCACGAGTTTTATACTATACGGTGACAAAATAACTTTACCATTTGACTTTATGATTTCAAAAGCCAAGTCTGTGGAAGATTGTTTTCATACTGTTCAAAAACATTTGGCTTCATCTGAAGATAAGAAAAACAGTTTTGGTATCTCAAAGTTTGCCGAGTATAAGCACACATCATTGAATAACACAGAGAGCAACCTTACCACAGAGTGTTTATACTCATTCAATACCTCAGCTGAGGCTGTGATTGAGAAATACTTGTTGTGAGGAAGGCTGAAGAggattaataaataaatcaataaatagaataaataaattctagaGCTTAGTCACTCACTGTGCGGCATGCCACAGCGATGAAAGGGCTCCTAATGCCAGTCGTAATAGAAACCATGTGGTCGATGGCGCCTTCATCCTCCGGGTTGGTGACATTTGCGATGTTGAAGATGTTGCGCATGGTGTCCGACAAGCGTTTCAAACAGCCGCGTGGCTCCTGGGATTTGGCCACCAGTGATGCCAGCGGGCGCCACTCTAGACTGGGAGAGCAATACTGACATCAGTTCATGTACCGACAGACGAAAAGgcatttgtgttgtgttttttgtgttgaaTGTGTAATATtgtatgttctgttctttttaaTGAGTCAGTGGTAACTTGCACTGACCTTTCTCAAGCAAGGCTTGTCTAGAAACACTAATGATGGCTACATAATCTGAAGCAGAGTCacaattatttatttgctaCACAGCCTGCTATCAGGGCGAGATGATGTAAACAGAAAGCTCAGAAAGCTGCTTTTGTGGAGAGGATGCAAAGAAAAGGAGGACAGCAGGTACCTCATAATTGCACACAGCTTTTCATAACTCCATGTAAAGATAACAAGTGAGCAGGGCAGTAAATTCAACAAAGGGTCAGCGattttttcttctcttggaAATCAGTTTAGAAAATGCCATCATAAACAAGGACTTGCACATCTTAGACAGCTAGCTGTGAATTGTACCTGTATGTATCACAGTACTGGTGTGGACAAGGCCGTTCTATTAAGCGCGTCATCACCCATGCAGTTTCATAACGGCCTGTAAACAAGGCCCAGTCCCTGGCAGTCAGTTGGCGGCCAAAGTCTTTTGCATTCAGGGCAGCTCCTGATGGACACAAAGAAGACAGgaaaaagtttaatttgtggATACACAAGCATGTAAGCTCAAAGATAACAAGGTGGGGACAGAGTGAGTTTGTGGCTAAAAGCTGTCTCGCTATGCTCACTGCAACTTGTGTACTCAGCACTCTCACAGGGTCAGTTAGCAGATTTGTGTAAATGCGTAAGAAGTCcattatttggaaaaaaaaaaatacgttGAAATTAAATCCATCCTGACATTTAAACCTCCTGCTGTTATGCTTTGGCATCAAACCTCAACATAAATCCTAGTTAtgactaaaaaataaataaataaattactgtCTACGTATTCAAATTGTCCATCTGTTCGCCAAATTTctgaaaataacattttctgCAGTTATAATCTAACCCATTCCAAGTATTGCACTGCTACAGAGTTTCgtgcatttaatttaattaaacgCATTTCCTTACCTGCCAACATGAGCGAGCGCACGCACTCCACCCTGCCCTGCATGGCGGCTTTCATTAGGGCGGTGAAGCCGTGACAGTTTCTTCTCTCTATATCCAACCCAGAGTAGTAGTTCAGCAGATAGTTGGTGATTGTTATGTGGCCTAGAGTAACAGAGAGACGGAAAATAGTTACTGTTGGTCGGACAGAGGTGCTAAATACTGCAGATCCTGCAATGGCCACTCGAGGCTGGCTATAAAACCGAGGCAATTCCTAAAGACTTCTGCATTAAAATGTCTTTACAGCAGATACAGAATTACAACCTGGTCTCTAGCTAGGCATTTCAGTCTGCAAGTAAAAGTTTACTGGTTCGATTCAGCCAGAGACACAGCTCCCTTTTGCATtacaaaaactgtgaaaacctGGCCAGAAGGTGCATCACAtcagctgcaggactgttttgaaaACACGGACTGGAGCGTGTTCGAACATCAGGACCTTGAAGAGCACACAACATCAGTGCTCTCATATATTAACTTCTGTGTCAACAGTGTCACTGTGGACAAACGTCTCCGGGTGTATTCCAACCAGAAACCCTGGATGACTAAAGAGGTCCAGGTCCTGCTGAAGCAACGTGACGCCGCTTTTAGATCCGGTGATGGTATGCAGTACAGTGCAGCCAGATCTCAGTTGAAAAGAGG encodes the following:
- the ankrd33ba gene encoding ankyrin repeat domain-containing protein 33B; its protein translation is MVLITDDRDGGGASSVRVRQLQQQQQQQQKVGGDIRQVHPTITEEPLSHYVDEDSLGSCEEDTEDGSEDDHDEFEEVDFEDLDDCRSIASDDSFYPPDDVFADSERSPSPDSPEPLSFFQACCTNNAAIVRIMIRHGVKEEEVKETDRNNRIGLLVACYQGYVDVVIALSQCPYLDVNWQDSEGNTALITAAQAGHITITNYLLNYYSGLDIERRNCHGFTALMKAAMQGRVECVRSLMLAGAALNAKDFGRQLTARDWALFTGRYETAWVMTRLIERPCPHQYCDTYSLEWRPLASLVAKSQEPRGCLKRLSDTMRNIFNIANVTNPEDEGAIDHMVSITTGIRSPFIAVACRTVCPDSPPGVGKRRYAVPEIIRQQRAKELRSINPDRVDSHLRLFENSRVTLVTKNSADRRASLQAQSLVPRHRSSSLGLVSYNQAMELRRTSLLPMHMVLRRSSVRPGFTIPKVRVSKAPSSTYEPAQVRRKSSSKDGGGNFLQVPKWRYKELKEERKKAEEAERKRLEAATRRHIATGKRK